TCTGGATAAGTTCCAAGACTTGGAATACTTTCATGTGGCATCGCACGTAAGTTTCAGTATTTttcatttcaataaataatattttattttgttgaaaatattattttatatattattatatatattatattatacaaaaattgacgcaatattatttaattattaggtTACCAAGATCCAGTTCGAACCGTAAATGGCGCTTTTCTGTCTAATTgatcgaatattattttatttattacaacatTGGAGCGTGAAGGCGATGAGGATGAAGATGAACGGTAAGAAGACTCCAAACATAAATCTGTATTTCTCTTAACCCATGTGAAAAGCTAATTTAATAGGCAGAATAAGTAACCACCTACATGGTCAAAAAAgctatttaattacaatagttGCATTGTAAAGACCTTCGAGCGAGAGGTTCGCGTTATTataattgagaaattaaataGCTTTGCGTATAGCCGGCTTATAGCGTACGGTACGCAAGGCGATTCAAGTTGACGCGCAGTCGCGGACGCGATggcattttttcaaacatttccAAGTATGGCTACTTGAAATTAACGCGAGTTTATTTTTCAAGGTGGCGGCACACCACGAGGCGACGCAGTGCGGCGAAAATGTGGAAATTCGGGGGAGAAGTGTCGAAGGTGGCCGAAAGAGACGCTACAAAGGGGACCCACGCGACTTCCGGCGTGCCAACTGCGGCGAGGTATCCGCCAGCTGTCGCTAGCCGTGTCGCGCGCCGATTGGCCGAGCGGCGCGTCGATGGCGGCGGCGACGAATCAGGGAGCCGAACCCAGCGCGGCGCGGAACTGTCTCTCGGCGGCGTGACGCGGAAGTTGCTcctttcctctcctctcttgTAGCCAAAGCCGGCGAGGCAAGTTACACCGGTCCATTATTTAAGCGAATATCCAACGACGACGTCGAGCTCCGGATCCGTGCCACGCGCCTAGAATATCTGCCTGCAGAACGTGCTCCGATTTCGGTTTCCGAGCCGGGAGACGACGCGCCCTGACGCTGCTGGCAGTTGGCACCGAGGTCCAAGGGATACGGGCACGCTTTGTCTATATCGCGCGGCGAAGTTGTACGGAGGAACGCGAATCACGATGGCGGCAGCGGTAGATTACCAGAACCAGGCGCAAGACGACATGCAGGATCAACCAGGGAAAGGGCATCCCAACGATTCTCATAATCAGGATCATGGCCATCAGCAGCACCATCACCAGCAACAGCATTCGTCCTCGCAACCGGGCCAACAACAGGCGACCGCCGGGATCCCCGGCAAGGACGACGAGCGTAAGCTCTTTGTTGGCGGGCTGTCCCGCAGCACCACCGACAAGGATCTCCGCGATCACTTCGGCAAGTTTGGCGAAATCGAGAGCATCTCGGTCAAGGTCGATCCCCACACCGGCATTTCGCGCGGTTTCGCCTTCATGGTGTTCACCAATCCAAAGACCATCGACAAGCTACTCGCATCCGGCGAGCATTATATCAATAAACGCAAGGTACGTGTGTGGGCAGCGTTATTACGCGGGTACTTTGCTCGCTGGATTATTGCGACCTTAATAATGACGCACGTTTTTGCAATATGACGAGAGATTTGGAACGACGCTTAACGCCACCTCCCTCTCTCGTGCCGTTCTATTGTACACgtgtatatttatgcatttttttcttattgtttatACAGGTAGACCCAAAGCGAGTCAGTAAAAAACCTCAACACGGTAAAATCTTCGTGGGTGGTCT
The window above is part of the Temnothorax longispinosus isolate EJ_2023e chromosome 8, Tlon_JGU_v1, whole genome shotgun sequence genome. Proteins encoded here:
- the LOC139817292 gene encoding RNA-binding protein squid isoform X1; its protein translation is MAAAVDYQNQAQDDMQDQPGKGHPNDSHNQDHGHQQHHHQQQHSSSQPGQQQATAGIPGKDDERKLFVGGLSRSTTDKDLRDHFGKFGEIESISVKVDPHTGISRGFAFMVFTNPKTIDKLLASGEHYINKRKVDPKRVSKKPQHGKIFVGGLTPDITDDDIKNYFGQYGTIVELQAPFDKVKNQRKGFCFITFDSKEVVYKLLKTPKQTINGKEVDVKKVKVNPDPRNQGFWAPGYGYGYGGGYGYIPEYNGYHSGYDDMYANYDYAGYDGYDNMGYGPKPRGNGPGPRQFQRHQPY
- the LOC139817292 gene encoding RNA-binding protein squid isoform X2 encodes the protein MAAAVDYQNQAQDDMQDQPGKGHPNDSHNQDHGHQQHHHQQQHSSSQPGQQQATAGIPGKDDERKLFVGGLSRSTTDKDLRDHFGKFGEIESISVKVDPHTGISRGFAFMVFTNPKTIDKLLASGEHYINKRKVDPKRVSKKPQHGKIFVGGLTPDITDDDIKNYFGQYGTIVELQAPFDKVKNQRKGFCFITFDSKEVVYKLLKTPKQTINGKEVDVKKVKVNPDPRNQGFWAPGYGYGYGGGYGYIPEYNGYHSGYDDMYANYDYAGYDGYDNMGYGPKPRGGTFRLSNRD